One window of the Vanessa atalanta chromosome 22, ilVanAtal1.2, whole genome shotgun sequence genome contains the following:
- the LOC125072769 gene encoding growth arrest and DNA damage-inducible protein GADD45 alpha has protein sequence MYDESVVSVKTETFSGAAAKSPISQCIRTVLRRACVEKRLTIGLLPAIQYLSKNTNGALFCLTAAAPPGDSATHMQEVLLQAFCDENDIYVIKVDSENKLKRLLGFCKTAMDFSCILVHYPYADPFSDSQEIDLSILSEAEKDLIDHCDTNWGTQMPVIKLPEK, from the exons atgtACGACGAGTCCGTGGTCTCTGTAAAAACCGAGACTTTCAGTGGAGCTGCGGCTAAAAG CCCAATTAGTCAGTGTATCAGAACTGTACTAAGAAGAGCTTGCGTGGAGAAGAGGCTTACCATCGGTCTCTTACCAGCTATACAGTATCTGTCGAAAAATACAAATGGCGCGCTATTCTGCTTGACGGCAGCGGCGCCGCCTGGCGACAGCGCTACGCACATGCAGGAGGTCTTGTTGCAGGCTTTCTGCGACGAAAACGACATCTACGTCATAAAG GTCGATTCGGAGAATAAGTTGAAGAGGTTACTTGGCTTCTGCAAAACTGCTATGGATTTCAGCTGCATTCTCGTCCACTACCCGTACGCTGATCCATTTAGCGACAGCCAAGAAATTGACCTGTCTATCTTATCTGAAGCAGAAAAAGATTTGATCGACCACTGCGACACCAACTGGGGCACTCAGATGCCAGTCATCAAGCTACCGGAGAAGTGA